Proteins from one Drosophila gunungcola strain Sukarami chromosome 3R, Dgunungcola_SK_2, whole genome shotgun sequence genomic window:
- the LOC128257876 gene encoding E3 ubiquitin-protein ligase MARCHF5 — protein sequence MADEAAVPPADSAAPAPAAAAGEDHTTLTVPTAPPAPANKAPTDTSTSTTVQVGDGAEAERCCWICFATDEDNRLAAWVRPCQCRGTTKWVHQSCLYRWIDEKTQRGNALRSVSCPQCQTEYIIVFPQMGKFGRALEAMDNLIKRLSPFLAAGFFVGSLYWTAVSYGAVTFLQIVGHEHGMSIMEAGDPLVLLIGLPAIPVGLVLGRLIRWEDALLRLIRNRGTVVRKFPFVSLIYPNLNQDDEQQSTSNPATPALTDPVSATRVFCGALLLPTISSILGRILFDSVDNTLHRTLLGGLTFITVKGILKIYLKQEQYGRRKKRRIEDYTEENIRNFMHRNNNNAAGAGAARQDPQQQQQQQPQQRPVPPVQRMDAVITRPRGNSGGSVV from the exons ATGGCCGACGAAGCTGCAGTGCCCCCCGCAGACAGTGCGGCACCTGCACCcgcagctgcagctggagaGGATCACACTACGCTGACCGTGCCAACGGCGCCGCCTGCGCCAGCTAACAAAGCGCCCACAGACACCTCCACGTCCACCACAGTCCAGGTGGGGGATGGGGCGGAGGCGGAGCGCTGCTGCTGGATCTGCTTCGCCACCGACGAGGACAACCGGCTGGCGGCGTGGGTGAGACCCTGCCAGTGCCGCGGCACCACCAAGTGGGTGCACCAGAGCTGCCTCTACCGCTGGATCGACGAGAAGACCCAGAGGGGCAACGCCCTGCGCTCCGTGTCCTGTCCGCAGTGCCAGACGGAGTACATAATCGTGTTCCCCCAGATGGGCAAATTCGGACGCGCCCTGGAGGCGATGGACAACCTCATAAAGCGCCTCAGCCCCTTTTTGGCGGCTGGCTTCTTTGTGGGCTCCCTGTACTGGACAGCCGTCTCTTATGGGGCGGTTACGTTCTTGCAG ATAGTGGGCCATGAGCACGGCATGTCCATAATGGAGGCCGGCGATCCGCTCGTGCTCCTCATCGGACTGCCGGCAATCCCGGTGGGACTGGTTCTTGGCCGCTTGATTCGCTGGGAGGATGCCCTGTTGCGTCTGATTCGAAACCGCGGCACTGTGGTGCGGAAGTTTCCCTTTGTGAGCCTCATCTACCCGAACCT CAACCAGGATGATGAGCAGCAGAGCACCAGCAATCCGGCCACCCCGGCGCTGACCGACCCTGTGTCGGCCACGCGAGTTTTCTGTGGCGCCCTGCTGCTGCCCACCATATCCTCGATTCTGGGTCGGATTCTCTTTGACTCCGTGGACAACACGCTGCACCGCACACTGCTCGGCGGACTCACCTTTATAACGGTAAAGGGAATCCTCAAAATTTACCTCAAGCAGGAGCAGTACGGTCGCCGTAAGAAGCGTAGAATCGAGGACTACACGGAGGAAAACATCCGCAACTTCATGCATCGCAACAATAACAACGCCGCAGGCGCAGGCGCAGCACGACAGGacccgcagcagcagcagcagcagcagccgcagcagcgaCCAGTGCCACCAGTGCAGCGAATGGATGCAGTAATCACTCGCCCACGCGGCAACAGTGGCGGAAGCGTTGTCTAG